A single Metarhizium brunneum chromosome 5, complete sequence DNA region contains:
- the SAH1 gene encoding Adenosylhomocysteinase, with the protein MAAPAQKFKVADLSLAAFGRKEIELAENEMPGLMATRQKYAQDQPLKGARIAGCLHMTIQTAVLIETLTALGAEVTWTSCNIFSTQDHAAAAIAAAGVPVFAWKGETEEEYNWCLEQQLLAFKDGAKLNLILDDGGDLTSLVHTKYPEMLKDCFGVSEETTTGVHHLYRMLKDGKLLVPSINVNDSVTKSKFDNLYGCRESLVDGIKRATDVMIAGKVAVVAGFGDVGKGCAMALHGMGARVIVTEIDPINALQAAMAGYQVTTMEKAAKIGQIFVTTTGCRDILTGEHFEAMPNDAIVCNIGHFDIEIDVAWLKANAASVQNIKPQVDRFLMKNGRHIILLAEGRLVNLGCATGHSSFVMSCSFTNQVLAQIMLYKANDEAFGKKYVEFAKTGKLDVGVYVLPKILDEEVARLHLDHVQAELSTLSKVQAEYLGLTVEGPFKGDIYRY; encoded by the exons ATGGCTGCTCCCGCTCAGAAGTTCAAGGTCGCTGACCTGTCTCTCGCCGCCTTTGGCCGCAAGGAGATCGAGCTCGCCGAGAACGAGATGCCCGGTCTCATGGCCACCCGTCAGAAGTACGCCCAAGACCAGCCTCTCAAGGGCGCACGCATTGCAGGCTGCCTGCACATGACTATCCAGACCGCTGTCCTCATCGAGACCCTGACTGCTCTTGGTGCCGAAGTCACCTGGACCAGCTGCAACATCTTCAGCACTCAGGAccatgccgccgctgccattGCCGCTGCCGGTGTCCCTGTCTTTGCCTGGAAGGGAGAGACTGAGGAGGAGTACAACTGGTgtctcgagcagcagctcctcgcCTTCAAGGATGGTGCCAAGCTCAACCTGATCCTCGACGATGGCGGTGACTTGACCAGCCTTGTCCACACCAAGTACCCTGAGATGCTCAAGGACTGCTTTGGTGTCTCCGAGGAGACCACCACTGGTGTCCACCACCTTTACCGCATGCtcaaggatggcaagctgCTTGTCCCCTCCATCAATGTCAACGACAGCGTCACCAAGTCCAAGTTCGACAACTTGTACGGTTGCCGTGAGTCCCTTGTTGACGGTATCAAGCGCGCTACCGATGTCATGATTGCTGGCAAGGTCGCTGTTGTGGCCGGTTTCGGTGATGTCGGCAAGGGCTGTGCCATGGCCCTGCACGGCATGGGTGCCCGTGTCATCGTTACCGAGATTGATCCCATCAACGCCCTccaggccgccatggctggttACCAGGTCACCACCATGGAGAAGGCCGCCAAGATTGGTCAGATCTTTGTCACCACCACTGGTTGCCGTGACATCCTGACTGGCGAGCACTTCGAGGCTATGCCCAACGATGCCATTGTCTGCA ACATTGGTCACTTCGATATCGAGATTGACGTTGCCTGGTTGAAGGCCAACGCTGCCTCTGTGCAGAACATCAAGCCCCAGGTTGACCGCTTCTTGATGAAGAACGGCCGGCACATCATCCTGCTGGCCGAGGGTCGTCTCGTCAACCTTGGCTGTGCTACCGGCCATTCCTCTTTCGTCATGTCTTGCTCCTTCACCAACCAGGTCCTTGCCCAGATCATGTTGTACAAGGCCAACGACGAGGCTTTCGGAAAGAAGTATGTTGAGTTTGCCAAGACTGGCAAGCTCGATGTTGGCGTCTATGTCCTGCCCAAGATCCTCGACGAGGAGGTCGCTCGTCTCCACCTCGACCATGTCCAGGCTGAGCTCAGCACCCTCAGCAAGGTCCAGGCTGAATACCTTGGCCTCACCGTTGAGGGTCCTTTCAAGGGTGACATCTACCGCTACTAA
- the afoB gene encoding Efflux pump afoB has protein sequence MFILGRAVAGPASAGLQHGAFTIIRHNFDLPGFGFFAPSAITALLALEYGSSATVIALLVGGVATLGVFVCREKRAGDNAMIPLVIIRKREIWTACLTMVLLFTAITCRFASRAYRALTALCRRFRRHRHHWQRSARHSRPLHPDRAMATQANTPARLVGMATATMVFCQTFSGAMFIAIANTIFNGTLKREVARTIPSMVAGLNHPDNRLLWSAMNRPRNRQPRPPRQDEQNAPGPGPPSRGSSRGSPATPQQAAGTVPTVQQVIPGASVFIILKEDQPTGKETAGVVSQLLTRGNHPRGIKVRLRNGQVGRVQRMGTASEAVPEVSENSSRPHAPSRFTHRYTDVRNDDDFPSEPPPRSLADFLPPLPSDNHAAPDTNHGPDAVVSYVAVNCPICDSFAGDEAAVTHHIDREHLS, from the exons ATGTTCATCCTCGGCAGAGCAGTTGCCGGCCCGGCGAGCGCCGGTCTCCAACACGGCGCATTTACAATCATCAGGCACAACTTCGACCTCCCGGGCTTCGGGTTCTTCGCCCCCTCGGCAATCACGGCCTTGCTCGCTCTCGAATATGGCAGCTCGGCCACTGTCATCGCCCTGCTGGTAGGTGGCGTTGCTACCCTTGGTGTCTTCGTGTGCCGGGAGAAGCGGGCAGGTGACAATGCTATGATACCGCTGGTCATTATTCGCAAGCGGGAAATCTGGACGGCGTGCCTAACCATGGTGTTGCTATTCACTGCTATTACCTGCCGATTTGCTTCCAGAGCATACAGGGCACTAACTGCCCTTTGCCGTCGCTttcgccgtcatcgtcaccaTTGGCAGCGGTCTGCTCGCCACTCTCGACCCCTTCACCCCGACCGCGCAATGG CGACCCAGGCCAATACGCCTGCGCGGTTGGTTGGCATGGCCACGGCTACCATGGTGTTTTGCCAAACGTTTAGCGGAGCCATGTTCATCGCCATCGCAAATACCATCTTTAACGGCACGCTGAAGAGGGAGGTGGCGAGGACTATCCCGTCCATGG TGGCAGGACTTAATCATCCGGATAACCGTCTCCTGTGGTCTGCTATGAACAGGCCCAGAAATCGCCAACCGCGTCCGCCGCGCCAGGACGAACAAAATGCACCCGGCCCTGGTCCTCCATCGCGAGGCTCGTCGCGAGGCTCACCCGCCACGCCCCAACAGGCGGCGGGCACCGTCCCTACCGTCCAGCAAGTCATCCCAGGAGcctccgtcttcatcatACTGAAAGAAGACCAACCCACTGGCAAGGAAACCGCCGGCGTGGTCAGCCAGCTCCTCACTCGAGGCAACCACCCACGCGGCATCAAAGTGCGCCTGAGAAACGGCCAAGTCGGACGAGTTCAGCGCATGGGCACTGCTTCAGAAGCAGTCCCTGAGGTTTCTGAGAACTCCTCCAGACCCCATGCGCCGTCGCGTTTCACCCACCGGTATACAGATGTCCgaaacgacgacgacttccCTTCTGAGCCTCCGCCCAGGAGCCTGGCAGATTTCCTGCCCCCTTTACCGTCGGATAATCACGCTGCTCCAGATACGAACCACGGTCCAGATGCCGTGGTAAGCTACGTGGCCGTCAACTGCCCGATTTGTGATTCGTTTGCGGGGGACGAAGCCGCCGTCACTCATCACATCGACCgcgagcacttgagctga
- the DFG5_1 gene encoding Mannan endo-1,6-alpha-mannosidase DFG5 yields MSKCSITGLASYLALASSFFAKEVQSATKAQYTREASTAIKALNSNWYKQDTGLWDDAWWQSANALTTLADFAVLQPGAAKSLGIANTIGNTVKNAPKKFPGFVNQFYDDEGWWALGLIHSYDATRDASYLETAADIFNTMQTGRGTPCKGGIFWNKDREYVNAIANELHITVAVSLANRIPTNRTYAQIAKDEWHWFQKSGMINSQNLINDGLDSNCKNNGSQTWSVNQGVILGGLTELSRDSLLGAGVLDTARTLAMAAIQALSNKDGILVEIDKCETQNEACGFDGKQFKGVFVRNLGYLNQALKDGDIRAFILKNADSVWNKDRDDTNKMGVAWTGPVIAANGASHGSALDVLVAAVRVA; encoded by the coding sequence ATGTCAAAGTGTTCAATCACAGGCTTAGCCTCGTACCTAGCCCTcgcttcttccttcttcgCCAAAGAAGTGCAGTCTGCTACCAAGGCACAGTATACCCGGGAAGCATCCACTGCCATCAAGGCTCTCAACAGTAACTGGTACAAGCAAGACACCGGTTTGTGGGATGATGCTTGGTGGCAAAGTGCCAATGCCCTCACAACCCTCGCTgactttgccgtcttgcAGCCTGGCGCCGCAAAGTCActgggcatcgccaacaccatAGGCAACACAGTAAAAAATGCCCCCAAAAAGTTCCCTGGTTTCGTTAACCAGTTTTACGATGACGAAGGCTGGTGGGCCTTGGGGCTAATTCACTCGTATGACGCAACAAGAGATGCGAGCTATCTtgagacggcggccgacatTTTTAATACTATGCAAACCGGCCGTGGTACTCCTTGCAAAGGCGGGATTTTTTGGAACAAGGATCGCGAATATGTTAACGCAATTGCCAACGAACTTCATATTACAGTTGCTGTTTCATTGGCTAATCGCATTCCTACCAACCGAACGTACGCTCAGATTGCAAAAGATGAGTGGCACTGGTTCCAGAAGAGCGGTATGATTAATAGCCAGAATCTGATTAATGACGGTCTCGATTCAAACTGCAAGAACAATGGCTCACAAACTTGGTCCGTAAATCAAGGTGTAATATTGGGGGGGTTGACCGAACTTTCGAGAGACTCTCTACTGGGCGCCGGCGTCCTTGACACTGCCAGAACTTTAGCTATGGCAGCCATTCAGGCGCTCTCCAATAAGGACGGCATCCTGGTCGAGATAGATAAATGCGAGACGCAAAATGAGGCCTGCGGATTCGACGGCAAGCAATTCAAGGGAGTCTTCGTCCGAAACTTGGGATATTTGAATCAGGCTCTCAAAGATGGAGATATCAGGGCTTTCATCTTGAAGAACGCTGACTCAGTATGGAACAAAGACCGTGATGACACCAACAAAATGGGCGTTGCGTGGACAGGACCTGTCATTGCTGCCAATGGCGCCTCTCATGGGAGTGCTCTGGAtgtcttggtggcggcagtTCGAGTTGCCTAG
- the FMP32 gene encoding Protein FMP32, whose translation MATEMLPRFLLPRLSWNAPLTASRATRPFAALRAASTAPPWQSSLTSFNGESSPRRPSPAKPSPVLSRLFHATAQRQRDHHFDTLKFVKRLQGEGFTEEQSVAMMKMLNDVIEESIQNLTRTMVLREDAAKATYTQKVDFAKLRSELLSADSTETNTTRSSHERLTNDIAKLSSRLRDEISRTQASVRLDLNLEKGRIREEAVGQELKIKETETKIEQEVAALREKLEQVKFQTLQWLMGVCTGFAALMLGAWRLLM comes from the exons ATGGCCACCGAGATGCTACCGCGATTTCTACTGCCCCGGCTGAGCTGGAACGCACCACTCACTGCCTCCCGCGCAACTCGGCCATTTGCCGCCCTGCGAGCAGCCAGCACCGCTCCGCCATGGCAGAGCTCCCTGACAAGCTTCAACGGCGAATCGTCGCCTCGACGTCCATCGCCGGCCAAGCCCAGCCCGGTCCTTTCTCGTCTTTTCCACGCGACCGCCCAGCGACAGCGGGACCACCACTTCGACACGCTCAAATTCGTGAAGCGGTTACAAGGGGAGGGCTTCACAGAGGAGCAGTCGgtcgccatgatgaaaaTGCTCAACGATGTCATTGAAGAAAG CATCCAAAACTTGACCCGCACAATGGTCCTCCGCGAAGACGCCGCCAAGGCAACGTACACCCAGAAagtcgactttgccaagctCCGCTCCGAGCTCCTCTCTGCGGACAGCACCGAGACCAACACCACGCGCAGCTCCCACGAGCGTCTCACAAacgacattgccaagctgaGCAGCCGGCTGCGCGACGAAATTTCGCGGACCCAGGCCAGCGTGCGGCTCGACTTGAACTTGGAGAAGGGCCGCATCCGCGAGGAAGCCGTGGGCCAGGAgctcaagatcaaggagaCGGAGACCAAGATCGAGCAGGAGGTGGCGGCGTTGAGGGAGAAGCTGGAGCAGGTCAAGTTTCAGACGCTGCAGTGGCTGATGGGTGTTTGTACGGGTTTCGCCGCGCTGATGCTGGGTGCCTGGAGACTGCTCATGTAG
- the eif3h gene encoding Eukaryotic translation initiation factor 3 subunit H — MSDALKDAPFQTVQVEALVIMKIAKHCSSTFPTVATGSIVGMDQNGVLEITNTFQFPTVEGAVTEGHQNDTSQIAAAAPRQKANIAYQNEMIRHLKEVNVDANNVGWYTSATMGNFVNMGFIENQYHYQKDNDRTVALVYDTSKSSQGNLTLRAFRLTSTFMAAYKEGKFTTESLQKSKLTFRDILAELPINVHNSHLLTSFLHQIPSPPAEEEIEQPNSVSDLKRDAVKPPLYPSIDSLDLSIDPFLEKTCDLLLESIESHYTDLNNFQFFQRQVTREQAKISQWQAKRKAENAQRAVAKQPPLPEDEWQRLFKMPQEPSRLEGMLNAKQVEQYSKQVDGFTSNVTTKMFAVRENLMPQ; from the exons ATGAGCGACGCTTTGAAAGATGCGCCTTTCCAGACCGTCCAGGTCGAGGCATTG GTGATCATGAAAATTGCCAAGCACTGCTCCTCGACGTTTCCCACTGTTGCGACAGGATCTATTGTTGGTATGGATCAAAATGGTGTTCTCGAGATCACCAACACTTTCCAGTTCCCTACCGTCGAAGGCGCTGTAACCGAGGGCCACCAAAACGATACCTCCCAGATCGCAGCCGCTGCTCCCCGACAGAAGGCCAACATTGCCTACCAGAATGAGATGATCCGACACTTGAAGGAGGTGAATGTCGACGCCAACAATGTTGGATGGTATACCAGTGCCACCATGGGCAACTTTGTCAACATGGGCTTCATCGAGAACCAGTACCACTACCAAAAGGACAACGACCGAACCGTCGCGCTTGTCTACGATACTAGCAAGAGCTCTCAGGGGAACCTGACTCTGCGGGCATTCCGTCTCACCAGCACCTTTATGGCTGCATACAAGGAGGGCAAGTTCACAACTGAGAG CCTTCAAAAGTCAAAGCTCACTTTCCGCGATATTTTGGCTGAGCTGCCTATCAACGTGCACAACTCTCACCTCCTCACCTCGTTCCTCCACCAGATCCCTTCTCCTCCCGCCGAAGAGGAGATTGAGCAGCCCAACTCAGTTTCAGACCTCAAGAGAGACGCCGTCAAACCTCCCCTGTATCCCTCTATCGACAGCCTCGACCTCTCCATTGATCCTTTCCTCGAGAAGACGTGTGACTTGCTCCTTGAGAGCATCGAGTCCCACTACACCGACCTCAATAACTTCCAGTTCTTTCAACGCCAAGTCACCCGTGAGCAGGCCAAGATTTCGCAGTGGCAGGCGAAGCGGAAGGCTGAGAATGCTCAGCGTGCTGTGGCCAAACAGCCTCCTCTGCCCGAGGATGAGTGGCAGCGACTGTTCAAGATGCCCCAGGAGCCGAGCCGACTGGAGGGTATGCTGAACGCCAAGCAGGTCGAGCAATACAGCAAGCAAGTGGATGGATTCACCTCCAACGTGACAACCAAGATGTTTGCCGTACGGGAGAACCTGATGCCGCAGTAA
- the PTC7 gene encoding Protein phosphatase 2C 7, producing the protein MRQPTPDAPRKSPYSTSSASFPTSPRFSYHIAASFIGKDRPYDPSTHVFHFNPYNRIQPPRHRRRSSRPDSGHDAFFVSRINDSGSVAFGIADGVGGWVDSGVDPADFSHGFCDYMAASAYEHDPANSPPLTARRLMQHGYDAVCNDRSLQAGGSTACVGIAAPDGTLDVANLGDSGFLQLRLNAVNAYSEPQTHAFNTPFQLSLIPPSVAARMAAFGGAQLSDLPRDADVSQHYVRHGDVLMFATDGVLDNLFNHDILKIASRVMVSSGAWQMTPSGGVRVADSIDSLTRPASLAEAEPNGKPPRTVTLQSLLATEIVGAAKTASINTKVDGPFAKEVQKYYPHEQWRGGKVDDICAVVVVVSEDNSGSRSKL; encoded by the coding sequence ATGCGCCAGCCAACACCAGACGCTCCGCGAAAATCGCCATACTCAACATCCTCAGCATCGTTCCCAACGTCCCCCCGATTCTCATACCACATCGCCGCCTCCTTCATCGGCAAAGACCGACCTTACGACCCATCGACCCACGTCTTCCACTTCAACCCATACAACCGAATCCAACCGCCCCGTCACCGGCGGCGCTCCTCCCGGCCAGACTCGGGCCACgacgccttcttcgtcaGCCGCATCAACGACTCTGGATCCGTAGCTTTCGGTATCGcagacggcgtcggcggctgGGTGGATTCGGGCGTCGACCCGGCCGACTTCTCGCATGGCTTCTGCGACTACATGGCCGCATCGGCATACGAGCACGATCCGGCGAACAGCCCGCCGTTGACAGCGAGGAGACTCATGCAACATGGATACGACGCCGTGTGCAACGACCGCTCATTACAGGCTGGAGGTAGTACGGCCTGCGTCGGAATAGCAGCCCCAGACGGAACGCTGGACGTAGCCAACCTGGGCGACTCGGGGTTCCTACAACTTCGTCTCAACGCCGTAAACGCCTACTCAGAACCGCAAACCCACGCATTCAACACCCCGTTTCAGTTATCCCTCATCCCACCAAGCGTCGCTGCACGAATGGCGGCCTTTGGCGGCGCGCAATTAAGCGATTTGCCTCGCGACGCAGACGTTTCCCAGCACTACGTCCGCCACGGCGACGTGCTCATGTTTGCTACCGACGGCGTTCTAGATAACCTCTTCAACCACGACATTCTCAAAATCGCCAGCCGCGTCATGGTCTCCAGCGGCGCCTGGCAAATGACCCCCTCCGGCGGAGTCCGCGTCGCCGACTCCATCGATTCACTAACGAGGCCCGCGAGCCTCGCCGAGGCTGAGCCCAACGGCAAGCCCCCTAGAACCGTTACCTTGCAGAGTCTACTTGCCACAGAAATAGTTGGCGCCGCGAAGACGGCTAGTATCAACACCAAGGTCGACGGGCCGTTTGCAAAGGAAGTGCAGAAATATTACCCACATGAACAGTGGCgcggcggcaaagtcgatgACATTTGTGCTGTGGTGGTTGTTGTCTCAGAGGACAACAGCGGATCTCGAAGCAAGCTATGA
- the SAMC gene encoding S-adenosylmethionine mitochondrial carrier protein, with protein sequence MEIYAAGAVAAFTVDVLVYPLDTLKTRYQSQDYLSAYGTSSRKALAPRGLYQGIGSVVLATLPAGIAPIHAHPHRTHILTFAAGLFFSTYEKAKAVIGNLPLHQSLVHASASATAELASCLVLAPAEVIKQNAQILREDRTKSRTSTSLQAWRQLAAGNAPRRLFTGYTALVARNLPFTALQFPIFEHLRSWAWERRRQRGSQERGVLETGLIAGASAGAAGSVAAWVTTPSDVVKTRMMLTAARPGCRSGEGGGKNGGVASWTVTRQIYNERGLVGFFRGALFRSGWTALGSSLYLGAYDGVKLWLRRRKSGMDGDDLAAL encoded by the exons ATGGAAATATACGCC gccggcgccgtcgccgcatTCACCGTCGACGTCCTCGTTTATCCGCTTGACACCCTCAAGACCCGGTACCAAAGCCAAGACTACCTCTCAGCATATGGGACTTCCAGTCGGAAAGCACTGGCCCCCAGGGGCTTGTACCAAGGGATAGGGAGCGTGGTCCTGGCCACACTCCCGGCAGGTATTGCCCCAATCCACGCTCACCCTCATCGAACACACATACTTACCTTTGCAGCCggtctcttcttctcaacGTACGAAAAGGCCAAAGCTGTCATCGGTAACCTGCCCCTGCATCAATCCCTCGTCCATGCATCCGCCTCGGCGACCGCCGAACTGGCatcgtgtctggtgcttgcCCCCGCAGAAGTCATCAAGCAAAACGCCCAAATTCTCCGTGAGGACCGTACCAAGTCACGCACGTCCACGTCCCTTCAGGCCTGGAGGCAGCTTGCCGCTGGCAACGCACCGAGAAGGCTGTTCACGGGGTACACGGCGCTTGTAGCGCGCAACTTGCCATTTACAGCGCTGCAGTTTCCGATTTTCGAGCACCTGCGCTCGTGGGCTTGGGAGAGGAGACGTCAGCGAGGCAGCCAGGAGAGGGGGGTTCTGGAGACGGGTTTGATCGCGGGTGCGAGTGCGGGGGCCGCCGGGTCTGTTGCGGCATGGGTCACCACGCCGAGTGATGTtgtgaagacgaggatgatgctcacggcggcgaggccgggTTGTCGGAGCGGTGAGGGTGGAGGGAAGAATGGGGGAGTGGCCTCGTGGACGGTGACGAGGCAGATCTACAACGAGCGAGGGCTCGTGGGTTTCTTTCGCGGCGCGCTGTTCCGTTCCGGGTGGACGGCGTTGGGGAGTTCGTTGTACTTGGGGGCGTATGATGGTGTCAAGCTGTGGTTGCGGCGGAGAAAGAGCGGCATGGATGGCGATGATTTGGCGGCGTTGTGA
- the himD_3 gene encoding Transcription factor himD: protein MRKRVAKRTTSSRTAQLEEKIEDLVSMLRATHESGTRMNHSYTPLSNTPSQPFTSRLDSLAAAATADPTRSQAQGKASLCATHECITSGLSPSRNTSTLSEADRRPEPTPEEAEAYFAKFRQWLEAMPFMHIPMEMTAAALQREKPFLWTCIMNLTSMSVPQQRILREKIRREVADRLVFEGDRSMDMLQGLVAFLTWATMNAGPGMKPFLILYATLAQSIVFDMGLTRSPAEEQQSTMYFKIWSARPPPPPRVRTMEERRVVLGLWLAISISTSFIGKMETLAWTAHMDDSLAVVERENEYSSDAVLVTMVKIQLVGEEVQKLMRRKINESNQNPTYIFKQGLVSKLNEIRSQLPDRLANNRHILLLLHCTESLVHSIGLFTEQGIPESVRINSMYSCTRHAKTFYDIFFAIPASEVAGLPFAAYVEMSHIQANLYRLTTAEDKAWDKDILKSTADLLSLLDKTIELFYRVDEVYPIRTDDHDGTLFTKGAKILRNLRNSWEPILAPYLREVALPTPQSQGQVVNTAINDMDEAGAHAGLIVDGVADPTAGLDLSDMSWMSDIFGPWDY, encoded by the exons ATGAGGAAGCGGGTAGCCAAGAGGACGACATCTTCACGTACTGCGCAACTTGAAGAGAAGATTGAAGACCTGGTCTCAATGTTGAGAGCTACCCATGAATCTGGGACACGCATGAACCACTCTTATACCCCATTATCTAACACACCCTCACAGCCTTTTACCAGTCGATTGGACTCGTTGGCGGCCGCCGCTACAGCGGATCCAACTCGGTCACAAGCACAGGGAAAAGCCAGTTTATGCGCGACTCATGAGTGTATCACATCGGGTCTGTCACCTAGCCGGAATACATCGACCCTTAGTGAGGCGGATAGGCGGCCAGAACCAACCCCAGAGGAAGCCGAGGCTTATTTTGCCAAGTTTAGACAGTGGCTGGAGGCGATGCCATTCATGCACATACCCATGGAGATGACGGCTGCAGCCCTGCAAAGAGAAAAGCCATTTCTGTGGACGTGTATTATGAACTTGACATCCATGTCGGTTCCACAACAGCGTATACTGAGGGAAAAGATTCGGCGAGAAGTTGCCGATAGATTAGTCTTTGAAGGGGATCGAAGCATGGATATGCTACAAGGCCTGGTTGCCTTTCTAACGTG GGCAACAATGAATGCGGGTCCCGGAATGAAGCcattcttaatattatatgCGACTTTGGCACAGTCAATTGTATTTGACATGGGACTTACCAGATCCCCTGCTGAAGAGCAACAGTCTACCATGTATTTCAAGATATGGAGTGCCCGCCCCCCTCCACCGCCCAGAGTGCGAACCATGGAGGAGCGGAGAGTCGTACTCGGTCTCTGGCTGGCAATATCAAT CTCCACGTCATTCATCGGGAAAATGGAGACACTTGCTTGGACAGCTCATATGGACGATTCCCTAGCAGTCGTGGAACGCGAGAATGAGTATTCATCAGATGCCGTTCTCGTCACCATGGTCAAGATCCAACttgttggagaagaagtCCAAAAGTTGATGCGCAGAAAAATAAACGAGAGCAACCAAAATCCAACGTACATTTTCAAACAGGGCTTGGTATCAAAGTTAAACGAAATTCGCAGCCAGCTACCAGATCGCCTGGCCAACAATC GCCATATTCTTCTGCTACTTCACTGCACAGAAAGCCTCGTCCACTCTATTGGCTTGTTCACCGAGCAAGGCATCCCCGAGTCAGTTCGCATTAACAGCATGTACTCCTGCACCAGACACGCAAAGACATTCTACGACATTTTTTTTGCCATCCCAGCGTCCGAGGTTGCTGGACTACCGTTTGCGGCGTATGTGGAAATGTCCCATATTCAGGCTAATCTCTACAGACTGACCActgccgaggacaaggcctGGGATAAGGACATTTTGAAAAGCACAGCCGACTTACTGTCTCTCCTGGACAAAACAATTGAGCTGTTTTACAGGGTGGATGAGGTGTACCCAATTAGAACGGATGATCATGATGGCACGCTCTTCACCAAGGGAGCCAAGATTCTGCGAAACTTGCGAAACTCGTGGGAGCCAATCTTGGCGCCGTACCTCCGCGAGGTGGCGTTGCCTACGCCGCAGAGCCAGGGTCAGGTGGTCAATACGGCGATCAACGATATGGATGAAGCGGGTGCGCACGCGGGCTTGATTGTTGACGGCGTGGCGGACCCAACCGCCGGGCTGGACTTGAGCGATATGAGCTGGATGTCGGATATATTTGGGCCATGGGACTACTAA